The following are encoded together in the Geobacter sulfurreducens PCA genome:
- a CDS encoding NHL repeat-containing protein codes for MAKTIITMLALAGALASPALGADAIKLKHLTTEFNDEKGGTMKAPEGIACGKRQLVVSDTGGGRLLSYSIENGSVRGGTEIKAEQVPYPTKVQLTSKGEILVIDGKLRRIAHFSPEGSFAGYLDLKGVPAPATIAPRGIRVDDKDNIHILDIFGARVIVTDAAGTFQSQMPFPEGYRFISDLAVSASGTTLLLDSVASRVYAAARGETAFKPLTDGMKEYLQFPTSIATDKQGKIFILDQTGNAVVTLGQDGSFQGRQLNIGWKNSFLHYPSQLCISEENDIDVVIADRNNNRIQVFRVVR; via the coding sequence ATGGCAAAAACGATCATAACCATGCTTGCCCTTGCAGGAGCGCTCGCATCGCCGGCCCTGGGCGCCGACGCCATCAAGCTCAAGCACTTGACTACCGAGTTCAACGATGAGAAGGGGGGGACCATGAAGGCCCCCGAGGGGATAGCCTGCGGCAAGAGGCAGCTGGTGGTTTCCGACACCGGCGGCGGACGGCTGCTGAGCTACAGCATCGAGAACGGCTCGGTGCGCGGCGGCACCGAGATCAAGGCGGAGCAGGTGCCGTACCCCACCAAGGTGCAGCTGACCTCCAAGGGGGAGATCCTGGTCATCGACGGGAAACTCCGCCGCATCGCCCACTTCTCGCCCGAGGGGAGCTTTGCCGGCTACCTGGATCTGAAGGGGGTTCCGGCGCCTGCCACCATCGCCCCCCGCGGCATCCGCGTGGACGACAAGGACAATATCCATATCCTGGATATCTTCGGGGCGCGGGTCATCGTCACCGATGCGGCCGGCACCTTCCAGTCGCAGATGCCGTTCCCCGAGGGGTACCGCTTCATCTCCGACCTGGCGGTCAGCGCCAGCGGGACCACGCTTCTCCTTGACAGCGTGGCGTCCAGGGTCTATGCGGCCGCCCGCGGCGAAACCGCCTTCAAGCCCCTGACCGACGGGATGAAGGAGTATCTCCAGTTCCCCACCAGCATTGCCACCGACAAGCAGGGGAAGATCTTCATCCTCGACCAGACCGGCAATGCCGTCGTCACCCTCGGCCAGGACGGCTCCTTCCAGGGCCGTCAGCTCAACATCGGCTGGAAGAACTCGTTCCTCCACTATCCGTCGCAGCTCTGCATCAGCGAGGAGAACGACATCGACGTGGTTATCGCCGATCGGAACAATAACCGCATCCAGGTGTTCAGAGTGGTAAGGTAG
- a CDS encoding cytochrome c3 family protein, whose amino-acid sequence MAVLCNSCHVDNMKRQEKVASTHEPVKNGQCTACHDPHSSNYLFLTKKSLDIELCADCHDWAHHSTHPIGEKFRDPRNKNIPILCVSCHDAHGTEFKKMLYYPKTSDLCVQCHEQYKR is encoded by the coding sequence ATGGCGGTGCTCTGCAACAGCTGCCACGTGGACAACATGAAGCGTCAGGAAAAGGTCGCGTCAACCCACGAGCCGGTCAAGAACGGCCAGTGCACGGCGTGCCACGATCCCCACTCATCCAACTACCTCTTCCTGACCAAGAAGTCGCTGGATATCGAGCTCTGCGCCGACTGCCACGACTGGGCGCACCACTCGACCCACCCCATCGGCGAGAAGTTCCGGGATCCGCGCAACAAGAACATCCCGATCCTGTGCGTGAGCTGCCACGACGCCCACGGGACCGAGTTCAAGAAGATGCTCTACTATCCCAAGACCAGCGACCTCTGCGTCCAGTGCCACGAACAGTACAAGAGGTGA
- a CDS encoding cytochrome c3 family protein — protein sequence MRTVHAQRQLLFLVMTLLVGGLILHLSESPALAAKKFARKECVDCHGKFNDKYLSMKYIHTIVKEQKCEDCHLRHGIVPKLLLKKDGNQLCFDCHGRDKIGLDKPKVHTPLRQGKCTLCHNPHASTTPHLLKGDGPESCYGCHKKEDYEKGTIHGAITKKGCGSCHAAHSSTEDNLLREKEPKICLGCHDSGAGSFKKAHGGYPVESKRCTICHNPHSATGKKLLRSSAHNPVATGGCDGCHNPAGGPEPFGVTQKGSELCYQCHDAAMLKGTGGVAEHAPFKSGDCLSCHRAHTSEFAKLLTADGNNLCFGCHQDKNLRVAVPHKVITGDKKGCLSCHRPHAAPNKGLLTLAGSDLCYSCHAKTKEGLKNKVQHVPFNGGDCSSCHDPHGTNFAAMLKERADTVCYGCHTDAETKFKKTFTHKPVMNADCVSCHGAHGSAEKNLLKNTVPQLCAPCHADLMKAESGGSSHMPFNGGQCLTCHDSHGSNVRGMIVDNEAKLCFGCHKSLEQGDKASKSSHAPFRGGDCTKCHSPHKAKLNKLLLAQGTDLCVSCHKGTKERFASEKIHTPAEQDCQTCHKPHNSGQPSLLTEQLVALCGQCHSYDRKPFADAHLGISATVMNCMNCHDPHSSKDPKFFKKMVHAPFASRSCSDCHVTGKQ from the coding sequence ATGCGCACCGTGCATGCACAACGACAACTCTTATTCCTGGTGATGACCCTCCTGGTGGGGGGGCTCATTCTTCACCTGTCGGAGAGCCCGGCGCTGGCGGCGAAGAAGTTCGCCCGCAAGGAATGCGTCGACTGTCATGGCAAGTTCAATGACAAGTACCTCTCCATGAAGTACATCCACACCATCGTCAAGGAGCAGAAGTGCGAGGACTGTCACCTGCGCCACGGCATCGTGCCGAAGCTGCTGCTCAAGAAGGACGGCAACCAGCTCTGCTTCGACTGTCACGGCCGGGACAAGATCGGCCTGGACAAGCCCAAGGTGCACACACCCCTGCGCCAGGGGAAATGTACCCTCTGCCACAACCCCCACGCCTCCACCACCCCGCACCTGTTGAAGGGTGACGGGCCGGAGTCCTGCTACGGCTGCCACAAGAAGGAGGACTACGAGAAGGGGACCATCCACGGCGCCATCACGAAAAAAGGCTGCGGCTCCTGCCACGCGGCCCATAGCTCCACCGAGGACAACCTCCTCAGGGAAAAGGAGCCGAAGATCTGTCTCGGCTGCCACGACAGCGGCGCCGGCAGCTTCAAGAAGGCCCACGGCGGCTATCCGGTGGAAAGCAAGCGCTGCACTATCTGCCACAACCCCCACTCGGCCACCGGCAAGAAGCTCCTCCGCTCCAGCGCCCATAACCCCGTTGCCACGGGCGGCTGTGACGGCTGCCACAATCCGGCCGGCGGGCCCGAGCCCTTCGGAGTGACCCAGAAGGGGAGCGAACTCTGCTACCAGTGCCACGATGCGGCCATGCTCAAGGGGACCGGCGGCGTGGCCGAGCACGCGCCGTTCAAGAGCGGCGACTGCCTCTCCTGTCACCGGGCCCACACCTCCGAGTTCGCGAAGCTGCTCACGGCCGACGGCAACAACCTCTGCTTCGGGTGCCACCAGGACAAGAACCTGCGCGTTGCCGTGCCCCACAAGGTCATCACCGGCGACAAGAAGGGATGCCTCTCCTGCCACCGGCCCCATGCCGCCCCCAACAAGGGACTGCTCACCCTGGCCGGCTCGGATCTCTGCTACTCGTGCCATGCCAAGACCAAGGAAGGGCTCAAGAACAAGGTTCAGCACGTGCCCTTCAACGGCGGCGACTGCAGCTCCTGCCATGATCCCCACGGCACCAACTTCGCCGCCATGCTCAAGGAGCGGGCCGATACGGTCTGCTACGGCTGCCACACCGATGCCGAGACCAAATTCAAGAAGACCTTCACCCACAAGCCGGTCATGAACGCCGACTGCGTGTCGTGCCACGGCGCCCACGGCTCGGCCGAAAAGAACCTGCTCAAGAATACCGTGCCGCAGCTCTGCGCACCCTGCCACGCGGACCTGATGAAGGCCGAGTCGGGCGGCTCCAGTCACATGCCGTTCAACGGGGGCCAGTGCCTCACCTGCCACGATTCCCACGGCAGCAACGTGCGGGGGATGATCGTGGACAACGAGGCGAAGCTGTGCTTCGGCTGCCACAAGTCGCTGGAGCAGGGCGACAAGGCCTCCAAGAGCTCCCATGCCCCGTTCCGGGGAGGGGACTGCACCAAGTGCCACAGCCCCCACAAGGCGAAGCTCAACAAGCTGCTGCTGGCCCAGGGGACCGACCTCTGCGTGTCCTGCCACAAGGGGACCAAGGAGCGGTTCGCCAGCGAGAAGATCCACACGCCTGCGGAGCAGGACTGCCAGACCTGCCACAAGCCCCACAATTCGGGCCAGCCGTCGCTGCTTACCGAACAGCTCGTGGCCCTGTGCGGCCAGTGCCACTCCTACGACCGTAAGCCGTTTGCGGACGCTCACCTGGGGATCTCCGCCACGGTGATGAACTGCATGAACTGCCACGATCCGCACAGTTCCAAGGACCCGAAGTTCTTCAAGAAGATGGTGCACGCACCCTTCGCTTCGCGTTCGTGCTCTGATTGCCACGTGACAGGAAAACAGTAA
- a CDS encoding peptidylprolyl isomerase, giving the protein MKKSLVTLMVACIAAGAPVAGFADSPAKPENVEASPAPADVMTIRVKVPLFSPLFAEFPVATVNDEPITVNDLNASLETVHEGMTEGKQAPRRNFTDILNRIITSKLIIQEGRNIGLDQQEQPKEMIDTFSRKLLRELVLKDHVKDIRPDPKEVEKRYGQLNVEWTFSTLTFKNEEDAKKARKALDKGTSFDALVAEEVKEKRAEAKQNEKLKYEHIHPDIVKIIDSLKPGAVGPVIDMQKGAMLFRLDAVKHSDDPKLKDRAEKETLTAARFKALEKFRTELIEKYFKQDKKLIKSLDFEKDKAGFLKFLEDKRPLATIKGEKPVTVADLAEAIRMKFYHGVDMAIDQKKVNKAKDSLLFEILATRAIEKEGRDKGFDKKKEYLDKVTDYQESVIFGHFVEKVIRPDVKVTEDELKAYYEAHKSEYSYPIMVVLDGIAFNDQNAAQSAAEKLRQGMDFKWFKENAEGHVDAKAAGVLQFEDVPVTLKTLPEGLNKVITGAQTGEYRVYSDPNGFTYVILVRNVIPEQVQSFPEVEATIRKNVQSEQLNKLVVEWADKLRKASDVKIFAEF; this is encoded by the coding sequence ATGAAGAAGTCTTTGGTTACGCTGATGGTAGCATGCATTGCCGCGGGTGCCCCGGTGGCGGGCTTTGCCGATTCGCCGGCAAAGCCGGAAAACGTGGAAGCCTCGCCGGCTCCGGCCGACGTGATGACGATCAGGGTGAAGGTGCCCCTGTTTTCGCCGCTGTTTGCCGAATTCCCCGTGGCAACGGTCAACGACGAGCCGATCACCGTCAACGACCTGAACGCCTCCCTTGAAACGGTACACGAGGGGATGACGGAAGGAAAGCAGGCCCCCCGCCGGAACTTTACGGATATCCTCAACCGGATCATCACCTCCAAGCTCATCATCCAGGAAGGGCGCAACATCGGCCTGGACCAGCAGGAGCAGCCCAAGGAGATGATCGATACCTTCTCCCGCAAGCTCCTGCGCGAGCTGGTGCTCAAGGATCATGTGAAGGACATCCGGCCCGACCCCAAGGAGGTGGAGAAGCGCTACGGCCAGCTCAACGTGGAGTGGACCTTCTCCACCCTCACGTTCAAGAACGAGGAAGATGCCAAGAAGGCCCGCAAGGCCCTGGACAAAGGCACGTCCTTTGACGCGCTGGTGGCCGAGGAGGTCAAGGAGAAGCGCGCCGAGGCCAAGCAGAATGAGAAGCTGAAATACGAGCACATCCACCCCGATATCGTGAAGATCATCGATTCGCTGAAGCCCGGCGCCGTGGGCCCGGTGATCGACATGCAGAAGGGGGCCATGCTGTTCCGGCTCGATGCCGTGAAGCATTCCGACGATCCGAAACTGAAGGACAGGGCGGAGAAGGAAACGCTCACCGCGGCCCGCTTCAAGGCCCTTGAAAAATTCCGGACCGAGCTGATCGAGAAGTATTTCAAGCAGGACAAGAAACTGATCAAGTCGCTGGATTTCGAGAAGGACAAGGCAGGGTTCCTCAAGTTCCTGGAGGACAAGCGTCCCCTGGCCACCATCAAGGGGGAGAAGCCGGTGACCGTGGCCGACCTGGCCGAAGCGATCCGGATGAAGTTCTACCACGGGGTGGACATGGCCATTGACCAGAAGAAGGTCAACAAGGCCAAGGACTCCCTGCTGTTCGAGATCCTGGCCACCCGGGCCATTGAGAAAGAGGGCCGCGACAAGGGCTTCGACAAGAAAAAGGAATACCTGGACAAGGTCACCGACTACCAGGAATCCGTGATCTTCGGGCATTTCGTGGAAAAGGTCATCCGCCCGGACGTGAAGGTGACCGAGGATGAGCTGAAGGCCTACTACGAGGCGCACAAGTCCGAGTACTCCTACCCGATCATGGTGGTGCTGGACGGCATTGCCTTCAATGACCAGAACGCGGCCCAGTCCGCCGCGGAAAAGCTGCGCCAGGGGATGGATTTCAAATGGTTCAAGGAGAACGCCGAGGGCCACGTGGATGCCAAGGCCGCCGGGGTCCTCCAGTTCGAGGACGTGCCGGTCACCCTCAAGACCCTTCCCGAGGGGCTGAACAAGGTCATCACCGGGGCCCAGACCGGTGAATACCGGGTCTATTCGGACCCCAACGGCTTCACCTATGTCATCCTGGTCCGCAACGTGATCCCCGAACAGGTACAGTCCTTCCCCGAGGTCGAGGCCACAATCAGGAAGAACGTCCAGTCGGAACAGCTCAACAAGCTGGTCGTGGAGTGGGCGGACAAGCTGAGGAAGGCGTCCGACGTCAAGATTTTCGCCGAGTTTTAA
- a CDS encoding lipoprotein, with product MISSRSCSNRLLALLPLVLLLLAAGCARLSVEAGRPSGPLVAVYPMEDLSGADAPLAAMRSGFTERLRQNGVRIMDEADLRRFMEQQRIRYTGGLDLETSAAFKAKAGVDAVLIMSLEYYSDVSPPKVSLVARLVATGEKPEILWMDSVGMAGDDAPGILGIGIVEDPSVLWNRALDRLSGSLLHKLAGEEAPAPGWERRFKPKEAYRFMELDPRRRYSVAVLPFFNESDRTNAGEIMVLHVVKQLVSSKAFAVLEPGVIRGKMLAMRIIMQNGISLPAADLLANNLETDFILTGRVFEYRDMPSGSGKPRVDFSLQLLERSSKMVIWATKSRNTGDDGVFFYDWRRVSTANVLTEGMMRAFLGVMVEETREVKLTPPRMSQEELERILMSP from the coding sequence ATGATCTCATCTCGAAGCTGTTCCAATAGACTGCTCGCACTGCTGCCGCTGGTTCTGCTCCTCCTGGCGGCGGGATGCGCGCGTCTTTCCGTGGAGGCCGGCCGGCCGTCCGGTCCGCTGGTGGCGGTCTACCCCATGGAAGACCTGAGCGGCGCCGACGCGCCCCTGGCGGCCATGCGCAGCGGGTTCACGGAGCGGCTCCGGCAGAACGGGGTGCGCATCATGGACGAGGCCGATCTGCGGCGGTTCATGGAGCAGCAGCGCATCCGCTACACCGGCGGCCTCGATCTGGAGACGTCGGCCGCGTTCAAGGCCAAGGCCGGGGTGGACGCGGTCCTCATCATGAGTCTGGAGTACTACAGCGACGTGAGCCCCCCCAAGGTGTCCCTGGTTGCCCGCCTGGTGGCCACGGGGGAAAAGCCGGAAATCCTCTGGATGGACAGCGTGGGGATGGCCGGTGACGATGCCCCGGGAATCCTGGGGATCGGCATCGTGGAAGACCCGTCGGTCCTGTGGAACCGGGCCCTCGACCGCCTGTCCGGGTCGCTGCTGCACAAGCTGGCGGGCGAGGAGGCTCCTGCCCCCGGCTGGGAGCGGCGGTTCAAGCCCAAGGAAGCGTACCGCTTCATGGAGCTTGACCCCAGGCGCCGCTACAGCGTGGCGGTCCTGCCGTTCTTCAACGAGAGCGATCGCACCAATGCCGGGGAGATCATGGTGCTGCACGTGGTGAAGCAGCTGGTGTCGTCCAAGGCGTTCGCGGTGCTCGAGCCGGGGGTGATCCGGGGCAAGATGCTGGCCATGAGGATCATCATGCAGAACGGCATCTCCCTGCCGGCGGCGGACCTGCTGGCCAACAACCTGGAAACCGATTTCATCCTCACGGGCCGGGTCTTCGAGTACCGGGACATGCCCAGCGGCTCCGGCAAGCCCCGGGTCGATTTTTCGCTGCAACTGCTGGAACGCTCCAGCAAAATGGTGATCTGGGCCACCAAGAGCAGGAACACCGGGGATGACGGTGTGTTCTTCTATGACTGGCGGAGGGTGTCCACCGCCAACGTCCTGACCGAGGGGATGATGAGGGCCTTCCTGGGGGTCATGGTGGAGGAGACCAGGGAAGTGAAGCTGACGCCGCCGCGGATGAGCCAGGAAGAACTCGAACGGATATTGATGAGCCCGTAA
- a CDS encoding GNA1162 family protein, whose amino-acid sequence MRSRFVTHTGALMRAFCGIFGLFAFLLMQGCSHVEHFRDPNMDFGAIQSVAVMPFGNLSKDTQAAERVRDVFNTKLLATGALYVIPVGEVSRVTGVAGVMNPTAPTPEEVVKLAKMIKADAVITGMVREYGDVRSGSSMADVISLSLQVMEAQTGRVVWSASATEGGIGFTDRLLGGGGRPLNDVTEKAVDDLISKLFQ is encoded by the coding sequence ATGAGATCACGATTCGTCACCCACACCGGCGCCCTGATGCGGGCATTCTGCGGAATCTTCGGCCTCTTTGCGTTCCTGCTGATGCAGGGCTGTTCCCACGTGGAGCATTTCCGGGACCCCAACATGGACTTCGGGGCGATCCAGAGCGTGGCGGTGATGCCCTTCGGCAACCTGTCCAAGGACACCCAGGCCGCGGAGCGGGTCAGGGACGTGTTCAACACCAAGCTGCTGGCCACGGGGGCCCTCTACGTCATCCCCGTGGGCGAGGTCAGCCGGGTGACGGGGGTGGCCGGCGTCATGAACCCCACTGCCCCCACCCCCGAGGAAGTGGTTAAGCTGGCCAAGATGATCAAGGCCGACGCGGTCATTACGGGCATGGTACGGGAGTACGGCGACGTCCGCTCGGGCTCGTCCATGGCCGACGTTATCTCCCTGAGCCTCCAGGTGATGGAGGCCCAGACCGGGAGGGTCGTCTGGTCCGCATCGGCCACGGAGGGGGGGATCGGGTTCACGGACCGCCTTCTCGGCGGCGGCGGCAGGCCCCTCAACGATGTGACTGAGAAAGCGGTCGATGATCTCATCTCGAAGCTGTTCCAATAG
- a CDS encoding YncE family protein, with product MNENSPKRMTSRGAALLIVLWVAVLAALTCSGCHAPVVVTKPQLFAEGELFLYLEPFPRDAGRLDFTVAGVSAIKSDGTEIPLSLRLTEASPATMKWQRMLGSAILPGGRYSGLSFRISGAGTKTDEGRMALLPPEKPVMIDFPFVVEPQKGILISLTLDEDASVSKRFSFSPVFKAEIPGRPLWGLTGFVTNKGANTIAVFDKREARVTEFIETGRAPAGIVFDQAARRAYVALSGDDAIEVIDLMADYSLTRIRLSIGDGPVELALTPDGRTLLVANNGSNTLSFVDPASQSELARVIVGSRPGAVIVDRLGRTAYVLNTLSNSVSVVDIARRAVVATLPTETSPLWAQLNRRGDRLLVIHELSPYLVDIDLTNRLVAKRVYVGMGARTIKIDTSTDQIYIAKRSDTVIDVFDPFSLLPGNFISGGGSPSYLTIDGEHNNLLALLSGVKRLQFIGLVGKREVAQIDVGDEPCRVVVAGER from the coding sequence ATGAACGAGAATTCTCCCAAGCGCATGACGTCCCGCGGGGCTGCCCTCCTCATCGTTCTGTGGGTCGCCGTGCTCGCCGCGCTGACGTGCAGCGGCTGCCACGCGCCCGTTGTCGTCACCAAGCCCCAGCTGTTCGCCGAGGGGGAACTGTTCCTCTACCTGGAGCCTTTCCCCCGGGACGCCGGCCGGCTCGACTTCACCGTGGCGGGGGTTTCGGCGATCAAGAGCGACGGCACGGAGATACCCCTCTCCCTCAGGCTGACCGAGGCGAGCCCCGCCACCATGAAGTGGCAGCGGATGCTGGGGTCGGCGATCCTGCCGGGGGGGCGCTACAGCGGCCTGTCGTTCCGGATCTCGGGGGCGGGCACCAAGACCGACGAGGGGCGAATGGCCCTGCTGCCCCCCGAGAAGCCGGTCATGATCGACTTCCCCTTCGTGGTGGAACCCCAGAAGGGTATCCTCATCTCCCTCACGCTGGATGAAGATGCATCGGTCAGCAAGCGCTTCAGCTTCTCGCCGGTCTTCAAGGCCGAGATCCCCGGGCGGCCCCTGTGGGGACTCACGGGCTTCGTCACCAACAAGGGGGCCAACACCATCGCGGTGTTCGACAAGCGGGAGGCCCGGGTCACGGAGTTCATCGAGACCGGGCGGGCGCCGGCCGGCATCGTCTTCGATCAGGCGGCGCGCCGGGCCTACGTGGCCCTGTCGGGCGACGACGCCATCGAGGTCATCGACCTGATGGCCGACTATTCCCTGACCCGCATCCGGCTCAGCATCGGCGACGGCCCGGTCGAACTGGCCCTGACCCCCGACGGCAGGACCCTGCTGGTGGCCAACAACGGCTCCAATACGCTCAGCTTCGTGGACCCGGCCTCCCAGTCGGAACTGGCCCGGGTCATCGTGGGGAGCAGGCCCGGCGCCGTGATCGTGGACCGGCTGGGACGCACGGCCTACGTGCTCAATACCCTGTCCAACTCGGTGTCGGTGGTGGACATCGCGCGGCGCGCCGTGGTCGCCACGCTGCCTACCGAAACCTCGCCCCTCTGGGCGCAGCTGAACCGGCGGGGCGACCGGCTGCTGGTCATCCACGAGCTTTCCCCCTACCTGGTCGATATCGATCTTACCAACAGGCTCGTCGCCAAGCGGGTTTACGTGGGGATGGGGGCGCGGACGATCAAGATCGACACGTCCACCGACCAGATCTACATCGCCAAGCGGAGCGACACCGTGATCGACGTCTTCGACCCCTTTTCGCTCCTGCCGGGCAATTTCATCTCCGGCGGCGGCAGTCCCTCGTACCTGACCATCGACGGCGAGCACAACAATCTCCTGGCCCTCCTCTCCGGCGTGAAGCGGCTGCAGTTCATCGGCCTGGTGGGCAAGCGGGAGGTGGCGCAGATCGACGTGGGCGACGAGCCCTGCCGCGTGGTCGTGGCGGGCGAAAGGTAA
- a CDS encoding cytochrome c, with amino-acid sequence MKAPKAILALLVVLPVLLPATTGRSLAFHEGGAGECEGCHTMHNSEGGFAVATNGRPVGMGNRYLLKGGDSSSTCLNCHEKAGDVGPTSYHVSTPGFEMPFGVPPKQLGPGGDFGWLRKSYTWIPAFGSTLSSSEGDRHGHNVVAGDYGYLQDALHLTAPGGSYPAAGLSCVACHDPHGRYRRDQDGSIAVTGKPIRGSGSYATGVEPDAAMAVGAYRLLGGNGYYPKSLGPAFSFINGPPAAVAPADYNRSESTTATRVAYGQGMSEWCRNCHPNIHRDGSGGGLVHPAGTEAPLGGAMVDYYNRYIKTGDLSGVEATSWLSLVPFEAGTNNYTLLRNIVTATPTKGPSTADGTPRVMCLTCHRAHAGGWDSATRWNTKTPYVVYNGKYSQEGEAYQPYGQGRSEMEALRAYYDRPASLFSPEQSTLCTKCHTSVP; translated from the coding sequence GTGAAAGCACCCAAGGCCATACTTGCGCTCCTGGTCGTGCTGCCGGTACTGCTGCCGGCCACCACAGGCCGTTCCCTCGCCTTTCACGAAGGGGGCGCGGGCGAGTGCGAAGGGTGTCACACCATGCACAACTCGGAAGGGGGCTTCGCGGTGGCCACCAACGGCCGCCCCGTGGGCATGGGCAACCGCTATCTCCTGAAGGGGGGCGATTCCAGCTCCACCTGCCTGAACTGTCACGAGAAGGCGGGGGATGTGGGCCCCACCTCCTATCACGTGAGCACGCCGGGGTTCGAGATGCCGTTCGGGGTCCCGCCCAAGCAGCTGGGGCCCGGCGGCGATTTCGGCTGGCTCAGGAAATCCTACACCTGGATTCCGGCCTTTGGCTCGACGCTTTCGAGCAGCGAGGGGGACCGGCACGGCCATAACGTGGTGGCGGGGGACTACGGCTATCTCCAGGATGCCCTCCACCTGACGGCCCCCGGCGGCAGCTATCCGGCGGCGGGCCTGTCCTGCGTCGCCTGCCACGACCCCCACGGCCGCTACCGCCGCGACCAGGACGGCTCCATTGCGGTCACGGGCAAGCCGATCCGGGGCTCGGGGAGCTACGCCACCGGCGTCGAGCCCGATGCCGCCATGGCCGTGGGCGCCTACCGGCTCCTGGGGGGGAACGGCTATTACCCCAAGTCGCTGGGACCGGCCTTTTCCTTCATCAACGGACCCCCGGCGGCGGTGGCCCCGGCCGACTACAACCGGAGCGAAAGCACCACCGCGACCCGCGTGGCCTACGGCCAGGGGATGTCCGAGTGGTGCCGGAACTGTCACCCGAACATCCACCGGGACGGCAGCGGGGGAGGGCTGGTGCACCCGGCCGGCACCGAGGCCCCCCTGGGCGGCGCCATGGTGGATTACTACAACCGGTACATCAAGACCGGGGACCTGTCCGGCGTGGAGGCCACCTCCTGGCTGTCGCTGGTCCCCTTCGAGGCGGGAACCAACAACTACACCCTGCTGAGGAATATCGTGACGGCCACCCCCACCAAGGGGCCCAGCACCGCGGACGGCACCCCCCGCGTCATGTGCCTCACCTGCCACCGGGCCCACGCCGGCGGCTGGGACAGCGCCACCCGCTGGAACACCAAGACGCCCTACGTGGTCTACAACGGCAAGTATTCACAGGAAGGGGAGGCCTACCAGCCCTACGGCCAGGGGCGCAGCGAGATGGAAGCCCTCAGGGCGTACTATGACCGGCCCGCGTCGCTCTTCTCGCCGGAGCAGTCGACGCTCTGCACCAAATGCCACACGTCCGTGCCATGA